Part of the Tenacibaculum sp. SZ-18 genome, TATCTACTCGTTTAAAGTTAGAGATAAGGAAATTAAAATTGAAACACATACGAAATCACTTTCTCACTCTGATATTCCAAAGGTAGCTTTACCAAAATATCAAGCTTGGGGAGATTTATTACGCTGGAATTTACAGGAAAATGTTCCTGGAGAATTCCCATATACTTCAGGATTATATCCTTTCAAAAGAACTGGAGAAGATCCAACTAGAATGTTTGCCGGTGAAGGTGGACCAGAACGTACAAACAGACGATTCCATTACGTTAGTTTAGGAATGCCTGCAAAACGTTTATCTACTGCATTTGATTCTGTTACACTTTATGGAAATGATCCAGGACACAGACCAGATATTTATGGAAAAATTGGCAATGCTGGAGTTTCTATTTGTTGTTTAGATGATGCGAAGAAATTATATTCTGGATTCGATTTAAGTCATGCTATGACTTCTGTATCGATGACAATCAATGGACCAGCGCCAATGCTTTTAGGATTCTTTATGAATGCTGCTATTGATCAAAACTGTGAGAAATATATTAAAGAACATAGTTTAGAGACAAAAGTTGAATCCAAACTTAAGGAATTATACGATAATAAAGGAATTGACAGACCTAAATACAATGGAGATTTACCAGAGGGAAATGATGGATTAGGGTTGTTACTATTAGGTATTACTGGAGATCAAGTTTTACCAACTGATGTGTATGCTGAAATTAAAGCCAATACATTATCTCAGGTAAGAGGTACAGTTCAAGCTGATATTTTGAAAGAAGATCAAGCTCAAAATACTTGTATTTTCTCTACAGAATTTGCTTTACGTTTAATGGGAGATGTTCAAGAATATTTTATTGAGAAGAACGTACGTAACTTCTACTCAGTATCGATTTCTGGTTATCATATTGCAGAAGCTGGGGCAAATCCTATTACTCAGTTAGCATTGACTTTAGCTAATGGATTTACCTATGTAGAATACTATTTATCACGAGGAATGGATATTAATAAGTTTGGACCAAACTTATCGTTCTTTTTCTCTAATGGTATTGATCCAGAATATGCAGTAATTGGACGTGTTGCTCGTAAAATATGGTCTAAAGCTTTGAAATTTAAATACGGAGCAAATTCACGTGCACAAATGTTGAAATATCACATTCAAACCTCTGGACGTTCTTTACACGCACAGGAAATTGATTTCAATGATATTAGAACAACATTACAAGCATTATATGCGATTTATGACAACTGTAATTCTTTACATACAAATGCTTACGATGAAGCGATTACAACGCCAACAGAAGAAAGTGTTCGTAGAGCCATGGCAATTCAATTAATTATTAATAAGGAATTAGGATTAGCTAAAAATGAGAATCCAATTCAAGGTTCTTTTATTATCGAGGAATTAACTGATTTAGTTGAAGAAGCAGTATTAACTGAATTCGATAGAATAACTGAACGTGGTGGTGTTTTAGGAGCAATGGAAACTATGTATCAGCGTTCTAAAATACAAGAAGAAAGCTTGTATTATGAAACTTTAAAACACACAGGTGAATTCCCAATTATTGGTGTAAACACTTTCTTAAGTTCTAAAGGGTCTCCAACGGTTACTCCGCAAGAAGTAATTCGTGCAACAGAAGAAGAAAAGCTATTCCAAATCAAAACAAAAGAAAACTTAAATGAAGCTAATAGCACTAAAGTTTCTGAAGAATTATCAAAGATTCAGACTGCTGCCGTTCAAAATGAGAATATTTTCGAAAAATTAATGGAAGCTTCAAAAGTATGTTCGTTAGGACAAATTACTTCCGCTTTATTTGAAGTTGGAGGACAATATAGAAGAAATATGTAATTTTCTTTGAAAAACTTTATAGATTTAAGCCTCTCATTTTTGAGAGGCTTTTTTTATTTCGGAGATTAAAGTAGCTTCTAAAAATCACACATTCTTGAGCATCATTTTTGTTCAAAGACACTATTTAACATTTTTTAACTTTAAGTTTTCAAGATAATTGAAAGGCCTATCAATCCTGAACTTTCATTAATTTTTCGTAAGTAAAAACACACAAAAAACACCTAAACAATTGTAACAAAATAGGTAGTTTATCTTCTTACTTATAAAAGCACATAAAAAAATGAGTAACAATTATTTTATCTTTAGTTTAATCTTTGCCACAGGCTTAGGAGCTTCATTAGGAGTGAATTTTGGAACATTAACTGGAAATCTTCCAGTAGGTATTGTATCAGGTATAGTTGCAGGTATTGTATTAGGTTTTATGGTAGGTTTTGCTCTAAAAGCATATATTAAAAAATATAAACTTAACGCGTCATTTTAAGTTAAACATAACTAACCTTACGACTCAAACATATTAAAAAAACCTATGCTTAAAAGTGTAGGTTTTTATCTTATCAAGATCTTACAAACTTTTATTAAAATGTTAAAATTGCATTTATAAATGTTAAAATATATTAGTTTTCATTCATCAAGAGTCACATTCCATATGAATTATTTGCAAAAGCCTTATATTTAATGTGAAATTTTAAACCCGTAAGTATGAAGAAGAGTTACATTTTGTTATTCTTATTAGGTCTATTTTTATTTCCTTTTAATGTTAAAGTTACTGCACAATCTGAAAAAAAGGTTACGATTATTGTAAAAGATGCAAAAAATAAACCAGTTCCTGGTGCTGTAATTTTATTTGATAATGTGAGATTAAAAAGATGGACAAACTCTAAAGGTGTTTTCAAAGCAAAATTTAAAAATACCCCGAAAGAAATAAGCGCATTTTCTCCTAAAGTTGGATTAAGTAAAATAGCTTATAATGGAAATTCTAAAGTTGAAATTGTTATAGCAGATAATAATGACTTAGGGATCAATAGAAGTCCGACTTCAAAAAATATTGGAGCTATTCAATTCAGAGATTTTTATGATTACTTGAGAGGACAAGTGCCTGGTGTAAACGTGACAATGGATAATGCTATTAATATTAGAGGTTACAATTCTGTAAACGGAAGTACAACACCATTGTTTGTTTTAAATAACACCCCGGTTGACGAGGTTGAACTTGGAAACATTGTTCCTACAACTATTAAATCTGTTGTTGTATTGAAAGGGCCAGATGCTTCGAAATATGGTTCTCGTGGTGCGAATGGTGTTATTGAAATAAAAACATTCTAATATTAATGATATAAAAGGATACTATTTAAAAATTAAAAGGCTGTTTTAGAAATAAACAGCCTTTTCACTTTAACTAAACTAACTATTTAGAAACTACATATATTATCTCATGTAGCATCTAACTATGAACTTATATAATTTCTTTCCATCTATCCGACTCGGCATATAATTTGATGGTATTGTTTCTTTCTAACAAAAATTGTTTCATATATCTTTTTAAAAATAAGAAATCAGCAAGTTTTCCTAAAAAACCAAGCGGACTTACAAACTCCATAACATCAACTAGTGTTGTTGTATTATTCTCTTGAGAGAAATAATGTTCATGTTTGAAACTTTTAAAAGCTCCAGAAACCATTTTATCTGCAAAATATTCACTTGGACGACAACCTGTAACTTTAGATGTGAAATTTTGATAAACACCTAAATGTTTCGCTCTCCATGTAACCGTTTCATCCAATTCTATTAATCCTGTTTTTTTTCCAGCAATAGCTTTTTCGTCTGTTTTTTCTGCAGAAATTTTATGCAAATCAATGCTTCGTGATAAGTTAAATACTAATTCTTTTCTTGCTTTAATTTTTGTAAATAAAATAATTATTGGCATAAGCTAAATTTTTAAATCATTAAACTTTGTAGTACCAAACTCGAAACCTAAATCTAAAAGATTTTGGGGATAAACTTTTCTACTTTTCAATAACAATTCTGTTTCCGTTCCGATAATCTTCGCACCTATATTTAATAACAGCTTTGGAGCATTTATCCCTACTTTTATTCGCAACTTTTTTCTTAATTCTTTCTGAAAACTGCAATTTCTAATCGGATTTGGCGCACATATATTATAAACACCAGATGGTTTATCAATTAAATAATTAATTGCATTTATATAGTCTTGTTCTGAAATCCAGCTAATAAACTGCTTACCGTTACCTTGTTTACCTCCTAATCCAAGCTTGGTCATTCTTTTCATCAAGGGAAACGCTCCACCATTCCTTCCTAAAACTATAGAAGTTCTTGTAATAATCTTTCGTGTATTCTTAAATTCATAACTATTAAACAACTGTTCCCACTTTTTACATACATCCATAGAAAAATCAATTCCAATTTCACCATCTTTCTCTGTCATGTATTTTTCTTCTGAATGCTTATAAATAGTAGCTGAAGAAGACTGGATAAATACTGTTGGTGGTACATTCAAACTCTGAACTACTTCACATAAAACAGCCGTACTTTCTAATCTACTATTATAAATAGCAGCTTTGTTTTTGTTGTTATATCGGCAATTCACAGATTTCCCTGTAAGGTTGATTAAAACATCTGCTTTTTCAAGGAATTGAGTCCAACTTCCTTTTGATTTTCCATTCCAGTATATATAGTTTACATTTTTATAATTCAACTTTTGAGTTCGTGTTAAAATGTAAACTTGATTTTCTTTTTCTTGTGTATAAAATTCGGTAAGCAACTTTCCCAAATATCCAGTTCCTCCAGCGATGACTATTTTCATTTTCTCTTAATTAATTTTGTACTCTTACATTAGCTTCTTTACTAGCTTTTCTTCCTTTTAAAAAGAAAATGATGAATAAAATCATTACAATTCCTAAATAAATAGAAAAACCACCCACCTTTGCACTTAAAACCTCAACCAAACTCTTATAATTAGCTAGATTATAAATCTTAATTATTCTTAGTGCAAAACCAATATTTAAGAGATAAAATCCAATTTTAAATAGTTTGTTAGTAGCAAAAGCTATTTCTTGTTTTTGATTGAAAATATCGAGCATAAAAATTTTACTATTTTTAAATAAATGCTGAGATACAAAAGTTGTTAATCCAATACTTATTGGTAAATAAATTGCATAAGCTATAAGTACTAAAGTAGTTTCCATAATTACTTGTTTTTAAAATATGTGTGTGATATATAAATCGTGAATAAATTGATTCCATGTAATAATCCTATTAATAGTAAAATAAAACTAAGTCTGCTTGCTATCTCTTCTATTAATTGAAGGATTGTTTCAATGTTATTCATTGAATTTAAGGTAAAAATGACAATCCCTAGATTCATTAACTAATATGCTGTTCGAAGAATTTTATTAATTCCTGTTGCAAAATTCATATCATTTGAGAAGAAGTTTATTATATAAATCTTTCCATTTTGATAACAGGCATTACCAACATAGATAATTACAAATCCAGATAATAAAACATAAGTTATATACGTAGCTAAATACATAATTTATACTATTAGAATTATTGGCAAAACCACTACTCGATAACCAATCCAAGTCCAACTCAAATAGCTTGGTAATTGTAAAAGTTGAATTCTTCTTTTATGTTCGAAAAACATTAAAGCTAGGGTTCCTGTAAAACCAAGCATGATAAGAGTTTGTGATAGTGGAAAGACTTCATTTAAAAGCATTAACTGGAATAAACCAATGCAACCAAATAATGAAACAGTGATTATATTACCTACATAATTTATTTGAGTTTGATAATCTTTATTTCCAAGAAATAACAACTGAGAAACTACCATCCCTGCAGCCAATACAATCTCTCTTTTATAATTTGAACTTGGTAAAAATTCAATCAATTCAGAAAATTGAAAAAGTGTTACGACCGTAATTAACAGACCAAAGACAATGAATAGCAAGCGATATTTGATGTTGAAACTTGGAGAACATTGCAGATTATTATCATCTTTTTTCTCAGAAGGCATAATAACTTTCCTATTATAAGAGATGAAAGAATATAACTTTCTTAGAAGATAATTTACAGGAGCAAAATTTCCTATCTTATCAATCACAGGAAATGAAAATCCAATAATTCTGAGCAGACTATCAATTCCATAAATTACCCTATTCTTTTCATTATCAACTAAAGCAATTTCATTCGCAGCTCGTTCAATATCAACAAACTCTCGTTCATGATTAGAAATTTTACAGTAAGGTTTTCTTCCTTCGTTATCAAGCATTTTAGTGTTGATAAAAGTGCTTGTGTACGCATTACATAAAGGACAATCCTCGTCGTATAATATTGTGTGATTATTCAATGTTTTCATGGCTAAGGTTTTTTTCTAAAATATATGTTACACTTAAGGCTAGAAGAATTGGTAAACTGTAAACTATATTTTGATTGATGCTTTTACCATTCCAACTTGTTGCTGTTGAATAATTCAAAAACAAAAAATATCCTACCACTAAGATGAAGTAGCTTATTTCAAAAATCTTAGTTTTTTCATTTATCATTTTCCAACCTATTAAGATCCTCAAACAAAATAAAACTTGCAAAATCCCTAATGGAATCGCTATTAATGCAGCTAAGACAAGCCAGTCACGTTCAAATATTCCAATAAGTAATACTAAAATAAATGGGGTTACTATTATTCTGTTTATAATTTTCATAGTTTCAGAAATTATTGAAAGTTTAGTTGTAAATTTTTTTACTTTTTTATCATTCTAGTAAAATTCGATAACAGCCAATGCTCATCAGCCTTGATTGCTTTATCCAAAATACCATTTACTGTATTCGTAACAGTTGATAAATCATTCATTAACTTTTTGAAAGTTTTAGCTTCTTCTGAGTCTTCCTCTACTTCACTCTTCAATTCATCTAGAATTTTCAAAACTGGCTCAATCTCTCTTTTTTTGCGTTCTTTGGTTACTTGCTTAAAAAGTTCCCAAATATCTTTATCAGCAACGAAGAATTCTTTTCGCTCCCCAGCAACCAATTCTTTGCGAACAATTCCCCAATCAATTAATGCACGCACATTCATGTTCACGTTACCTCTTGAAATTTTTAACGCTTCCATAATTTCATCTGCAGACAAAGGTTTAGATGAAGCCAATAATAAAGCATGCACTTGCGCCATTGTTTTATTAATCCCCCAGTTTGTAGCTAAACTACCCCAAGTATGAATGTATTTTATTTTTGCGTCTTCTAATTTCATGACACAAATATAAAACTTAATTCTAAACTTTCAAAAATTATTGAAAATAAAATAATTTAAAAAATTTATATTTCCTGTAATATTTCAAATTCTCAGTTTACTAATTAAGTAAATATTAAATTTTGAGTAACGATTTTTATACAACCTCTATACTTCCACATGCCGGGATAATATTAAAGATTTGTCGCGCATATACAGATTCACAAGAGGACTTTGAAGATTTTTATCAAGAAGCTTGCTTGCAAATTTGGAAAACAAAAGATGCATTTCAACAAAAATCGAAATGGTCTACTTGGATTTATAGAATCACTCTAAATGTTTGTTTAACTCTTAGTAAGAAACATCAAAGACAACATAGAAAAGTATCATTTTCGCATGAACTTTCCGAAAACAACAAAGCCTTTGAAAACGAACATTTAAATCTACTTTATGATGCTATTAAAAAGCTATCAGAAGTTGACAGAGCCATTATTCTATTACATTTAGAAGAAAATCCTTACAAAGAAATTGCTGCTGTTATTGGAACTAGCGCTAACAATATTGCAGTTAGAATTAACAGAATTAAAAAACTATTAAAAGAATTACTAGATGGAAAAATCAATTGAAAAAATATGGAACGAAGCCTTTATTAGTGAAGAATCATTAATTGCTCCTAAAATAAACGACTTATACAATCAAAAATCGAAGTCGATTATTAACAAAATTAAAAGAACCTATCAATTTGATAACAAAGGGTTGTTACCTATGGCTGGAATTGTAACAATTGGAGGAATTCTATTATCTGAAACTATTATTGGATTATATGGAACATTCCTTATTCTTGCTCTTTATCTTTTCAATACTCGATTATTAAAAAAGTTTGAAACTATTGATATAAAATCGGATAACTTAAACTATTTAAAAAGTTATAGAAGAATTATCAGTTCTATTACTCGATCAACGAAAAAGCTGTTCATTTTTGGTTTACCATTAGCTATCATGTCAATTTTCGCACTAACTTTTTTCTTAAAAGAAGATCGTTTTTTAGCAAGTTATATTTCTAAAGACACTTCTGTTTTACAAGTTTTAGGAATCGGAGCTTTAATAGCAGTTTGTACTTCAATTACTTGTACAGTGGTTTATACAATTTCAACAAGAATGTTATACGGAACACTTTTCTCAAAGCTTGATGATTTAATTATTGAAATGGAGAATTTAAAAGAGTAATATAAAGAACGTCATTACGAAAAATTTTCATTTTGAAGTAATCTAAAAGATGATTATTTGTGATCGAAAAGATTCACTTACTATGTTCGTAATGACGCTTCTTTTTTAAATTGACTTTTTCTGTAGAATAGTTAAACCTATTCTTATCTGTTTGTA contains:
- a CDS encoding methylmalonyl-CoA mutase family protein, with the translated sequence MEQIAPYKPKHKVRIVTAASLFDGHDAAINIMRRIIQSTGVEVIHLGHDRSVEEVVNCAIQEDANAIAMTSYQGGHNEYFKYMYDLLQEKGAGHIKIFGGGGGVILPEEIKELMDYGITRIYSPDDGREMGLQGMINDLVQRSDFAIGDVLNGEVNHLADKEIGSIARVISSAENFPEVSKETMDLIHKKNETSKTPVLGITGTGGAGKSSLVDELVRRFLIDFPDKTIGLISVDPSKRKTGGALLGDRIRMNAINNERVYMRSLATRQSNLALSKYVNEAVEVLKAAEFDLIILETSGIGQSDTEIIEHSDASLYVMTPEFGAATQLEKIDMLDFADLVAINKFDKRGALDALRDVKKQYMRNNNLWDIPMDEMPVFGTIASQFNDPGMNSLYKAIMDKVVEKTGADLKSTFEITKEMSEKIFVIPPARTRYLSEIAENNRAYDKKATEQEKVAQKLYGIFKTIESVSEGTVGLDKSGIEETSLQKTEDNSDFLKLLIAEFDRVKMNLDPYNWEIILNWATKVQKYKDPIYSFKVRDKEIKIETHTKSLSHSDIPKVALPKYQAWGDLLRWNLQENVPGEFPYTSGLYPFKRTGEDPTRMFAGEGGPERTNRRFHYVSLGMPAKRLSTAFDSVTLYGNDPGHRPDIYGKIGNAGVSICCLDDAKKLYSGFDLSHAMTSVSMTINGPAPMLLGFFMNAAIDQNCEKYIKEHSLETKVESKLKELYDNKGIDRPKYNGDLPEGNDGLGLLLLGITGDQVLPTDVYAEIKANTLSQVRGTVQADILKEDQAQNTCIFSTEFALRLMGDVQEYFIEKNVRNFYSVSISGYHIAEAGANPITQLALTLANGFTYVEYYLSRGMDINKFGPNLSFFFSNGIDPEYAVIGRVARKIWSKALKFKYGANSRAQMLKYHIQTSGRSLHAQEIDFNDIRTTLQALYAIYDNCNSLHTNAYDEAITTPTEESVRRAMAIQLIINKELGLAKNENPIQGSFIIEELTDLVEEAVLTEFDRITERGGVLGAMETMYQRSKIQEESLYYETLKHTGEFPIIGVNTFLSSKGSPTVTPQEVIRATEEEKLFQIKTKENLNEANSTKVSEELSKIQTAAVQNENIFEKLMEASKVCSLGQITSALFEVGGQYRRNM
- a CDS encoding TonB-dependent receptor plug domain-containing protein gives rise to the protein MKKSYILLFLLGLFLFPFNVKVTAQSEKKVTIIVKDAKNKPVPGAVILFDNVRLKRWTNSKGVFKAKFKNTPKEISAFSPKVGLSKIAYNGNSKVEIVIADNNDLGINRSPTSKNIGAIQFRDFYDYLRGQVPGVNVTMDNAINIRGYNSVNGSTTPLFVLNNTPVDEVELGNIVPTTIKSVVVLKGPDASKYGSRGANGVIEIKTF
- a CDS encoding SRPBCC family protein; this encodes MPIIILFTKIKARKELVFNLSRSIDLHKISAEKTDEKAIAGKKTGLIELDETVTWRAKHLGVYQNFTSKVTGCRPSEYFADKMVSGAFKSFKHEHYFSQENNTTTLVDVMEFVSPLGFLGKLADFLFLKRYMKQFLLERNNTIKLYAESDRWKEII
- a CDS encoding TIGR01777 family oxidoreductase translates to MKIVIAGGTGYLGKLLTEFYTQEKENQVYILTRTQKLNYKNVNYIYWNGKSKGSWTQFLEKADVLINLTGKSVNCRYNNKNKAAIYNSRLESTAVLCEVVQSLNVPPTVFIQSSSATIYKHSEEKYMTEKDGEIGIDFSMDVCKKWEQLFNSYEFKNTRKIITRTSIVLGRNGGAFPLMKRMTKLGLGGKQGNGKQFISWISEQDYINAINYLIDKPSGVYNICAPNPIRNCSFQKELRKKLRIKVGINAPKLLLNIGAKIIGTETELLLKSRKVYPQNLLDLGFEFGTTKFNDLKI
- a CDS encoding DCC1-like thiol-disulfide oxidoreductase family protein, coding for MKTLNNHTILYDEDCPLCNAYTSTFINTKMLDNEGRKPYCKISNHEREFVDIERAANEIALVDNEKNRVIYGIDSLLRIIGFSFPVIDKIGNFAPVNYLLRKLYSFISYNRKVIMPSEKKDDNNLQCSPSFNIKYRLLFIVFGLLITVVTLFQFSELIEFLPSSNYKREIVLAAGMVVSQLLFLGNKDYQTQINYVGNIITVSLFGCIGLFQLMLLNEVFPLSQTLIMLGFTGTLALMFFEHKRRIQLLQLPSYLSWTWIGYRVVVLPIILIV
- a CDS encoding GbsR/MarR family transcriptional regulator, coding for MKLEDAKIKYIHTWGSLATNWGINKTMAQVHALLLASSKPLSADEIMEALKISRGNVNMNVRALIDWGIVRKELVAGERKEFFVADKDIWELFKQVTKERKKREIEPVLKILDELKSEVEEDSEEAKTFKKLMNDLSTVTNTVNGILDKAIKADEHWLLSNFTRMIKK
- a CDS encoding RNA polymerase sigma factor encodes the protein MSNDFYTTSILPHAGIILKICRAYTDSQEDFEDFYQEACLQIWKTKDAFQQKSKWSTWIYRITLNVCLTLSKKHQRQHRKVSFSHELSENNKAFENEHLNLLYDAIKKLSEVDRAIILLHLEENPYKEIAAVIGTSANNIAVRINRIKKLLKELLDGKIN